CCGCGGCCGCTCGCGAAGGAAGAGAACGCCGAGGAAGACGTGAACCAGCGGGTTGATGAAGTAGCCGAGGCTCGCGTCCACCATCCGGCTCTCGGTCACCGCCCAGATGTACACGGACCAGTTGACGGTGATCAGCGACGCGGTGAGGAGGAAGAGGAAGAGCGTGGCGGGGCGGCGCGCCTCGCGGAGCACGCGCCGCCACCGTCCGCCCGGAAGGAGAAGTAGGGTGGTGAAGAGGAGCGACCAGGCCATCCGGTGGCAGAGGATCTCCCGGGCGGGGACGCCGTGGATCGCCTTCCAGTAGATCGGAAGGAGCCCCCAGAGCACGTAGGCGCCGACGCCGTAGAGCACGCCCGCGCGCGCGGAGCCCGGCGCAGGGGCGCCTCTCCCCTCCCTACCGGTCAACGCCGTACCGTTCCCAGATCACGTTCACGATCCGCCAGTCGTCGCCGAAACGGGCGAGATGCAGGTAATCGACGAAATCCGCCGACACGGTTTTCACGACGGCCGTGTTTCTTTGCATATCCAGGATTTCAACCCGTAACACCTTCGCCCCCGGATCATCGCTCCTCCCCGGCCGGGCGGCGACGGCGCCGAGCAGTTCCTCTTTCGTGAGGGGAACGAGCGTGACGGCGCCGCTCTCCCGGTCGCGCAGCGCCCCCCGCTTCGCCAGGTCCGGGTGGAGCGCCCGGTCCATCCTCTCCACGTCGCCCGCGTACCACCCCTCGATGTAATCCCTCGCCGCCGCTTCGATCCTCTCCCGGGCGGCGTTTTCGAGAGCCCATTCGGTGACGTCGCCGATGCCGTCCTTCTTTTCGGAACAACCCTCCGGATCGCGGACGCAGCGGAAACCGACGTTGCAATCGATCCAATAGGTGGGGAGATGGTGACGGCGGGAGACGGAGATGCAACCGGGTCCCGAATGCCATCCGCCCCCGCGAACGACGTGCTCCCCTCCCTTCGCCGGTCCCATCGGGTTTCGCGCCGGGCTCCGGTCGTAGTAGCGGGGATCGTAGCGGTCCAGCACCCATTCGGCGGTGTTGCCGGTCATGTCGTAGAGGCCGTACCCGTTCGGCCCGTAGCTTCCGACCGGCCTGGTCCCTTCGGACTTATAGTAATTCGCGAAGCTGGTGTCCCGTTCTTCCCCCCAGGCGTACGGGGCGCCCTCCAAACCTCCCCGGGCGGCGTACTCCCACTCCGCCTCGGTGGGGAGGCGTTTGCCGCACCACTCGGCGTACGCCTTCGCCTCGGCCCAGGAAACGCCGATCACGGGGTGGTCCGGCCACTCCGGCCCGCAGCGGAACGACTCGTCGCCCCAGAATTCGTTCGGCGCGCGTCCCGTCGCGTTCAGGAAAGCCTCCCAGTCGGCGCAGGTCACCTCGTACCGGTCGATGTGAAACGAATCGACCCGGACCTCGTGGACCGGACCATCGGTGAGTCCCCCCTCTTTCCCCATCGAGAAAGAGCCGCCGGGAACGAGGACCATCTCGTCCCGGGGAAGGGTCTCCCCCACGGACCAGCGGCCGTGAACATGGCGGGTGCAGGCGGAAAGGGGCAGGGCGAGGAGGACGAGCGCGACCGGGATCGCGCGTTTCCATCGGCTCACGGGTCTCTCTCCTTCTCGGCGGGGGCGTGGTGGGCCCGTCCCCAGGGCTTCGGATCGATCGTCCGCTCCGGTTTCCGCGGAAGGGACGCGCTCGTGACTCGAGAAAAGTCGGTGGAACCGTCGGCCGGGATGGAACGCGCGCCGACCGCCCGCCCGCCCGTCCCGTCCCCCTGCTTACACCCAACCGGGCCGGCGCGTTCCCGGACGGACCGGCGGAGCGGATCAGCGCGCCGCGCCGTCGCGACGCGCGTGCGCGGCCGTCCCCCGCCAGACCAGCGTGAGCGACTTCGCCCGTCCCCCGCCGGCGGAAAGGTCGAAACGGCAGATGATCTCCGCGTCCGCCGAGAAATAGGAATCGGGGGACTCGGCGGCGAGAGGAACGGTCCGACCCAGCATGCGGATCGCCGGCCGCCCTTCCTCAGCGAGGATTTCCAGGCGCGTGAGGCCGGGGAGATCGTCGACACGGTACGCCCCGGTCAGCCGGGGAAGGACCGCCGAGTCGGGTTCCGTCTCCCGCTTCCACTCCGCGCGAAACGCGGGCCAGCGATACGCCTCGGCGACGCTCCTGACGATCTCGTCGGCGAGACGCCCTCCCCCTTCGCCGTTGGTGAGCACCACCGCCCCCCGTCCTCCCTCGAGGAAACCGGCGATCCTCGCGCCGCAGCCGAAGCCGCCGTCGCCGTGCGCGAACCAGCTCGATTCCCCCTCGCCGCCGAGACGAAGACCGAGCCCCCACTCGCCGGCGGTCCGAGTGAGCATCTCCCCGGCGGCATCCCGGGGGAGGAGGCGGTCCGAACGACCGGCGTAGGCGTCCTGGAGGGCGATGATCCAGCGGGCCATATCCTCGGCGGTGGTCCAGAGCCCTTGGGCGGCGAGTTCGGGGTAGATGCGGACTCCG
The sequence above is a segment of the Candidatus Eisenbacteria bacterium genome. Coding sequences within it:
- a CDS encoding SUMF1/EgtB/PvdO family nonheme iron enzyme, whose protein sequence is MSRWKRAIPVALVLLALPLSACTRHVHGRWSVGETLPRDEMVLVPGGSFSMGKEGGLTDGPVHEVRVDSFHIDRYEVTCADWEAFLNATGRAPNEFWGDESFRCGPEWPDHPVIGVSWAEAKAYAEWCGKRLPTEAEWEYAARGGLEGAPYAWGEERDTSFANYYKSEGTRPVGSYGPNGYGLYDMTGNTAEWVLDRYDPRYYDRSPARNPMGPAKGGEHVVRGGGWHSGPGCISVSRRHHLPTYWIDCNVGFRCVRDPEGCSEKKDGIGDVTEWALENAARERIEAAARDYIEGWYAGDVERMDRALHPDLAKRGALRDRESGAVTLVPLTKEELLGAVAARPGRSDDPGAKVLRVEILDMQRNTAVVKTVSADFVDYLHLARFGDDWRIVNVIWERYGVDR